TATTGCGCTGGCGCAACTGCCCCATAAAAAACTCTTCTAGAGTAGGCCGAGCTAGACTTACGGTGATGATTTGAGCGCCCATGAGACTGAGGCTCGCCAAGAAATCGTAGGGCTCGCCGCGTAAGTTTCCCTCCCAAAAGCCATCTTGGAATTCTAAATTGAGCATGCGTTTCTTCAATACATCAAGGCTGCCGCCTTTGCCTTTCACGTAATAGGTGTCGGCAGTTCCTAACAGCTCATTCAAGGAGCCGACACAGACTAATTCGCCCTCAGCCAAGATGGCAACGCGATCGCAAATTTGCTCCACATCCGACAAAACGTGACTGTTAAAGAAAATCGTTTTGCCTTGCTCTTTCAGCGACAGAATAATCTCTCGAATTTGGTAGCGTCCCATTGGGTCTAATCCCGACATTGGTTCATCAAGAAACACTACTTCTGGATCGTTGATCAAGGCTTGAGCCATGCCAATACGCTGCAACATACCCTTGGAGTATTGCCGCAGTTGTTTCTTGCGCGTCGTTTTTTGCGACAAACCCACGAGTTCGAGTAATTGCGGAATTCGTTGCCGCTGCACAGAGCGTGGGATTTGAAACAAGCCTGCGACAAACTGCAAAAACTCCCATCCGGTGAGGTAATCGTAATAGTAGGCATTTTCTGGCAGGTAGCCGACTTTTTGCTTCACCAGGCGATCGCCCAACGGCCTATTTAACAGCAAAGCTTTGCCTGAGGTGGCGCGGACAATGCCCAGCAACGTTTTAAGCAGGGTTGTTTTGCCCGCACCATTCGGCCCCAACAAGCCAAAAGTTTCTCCCTGATACACGGTGAGCGAACAGCCTTTTAGGGATTCCACACGCTGATTAAACCAGAACCCAGTGCGATAAACTTTGCGCAGGTTATTGGTTTCTACTACCGTGGGTCGCTCGTATACGACTAGTTCGCTTGGTGAATCTGTTGCAGCAGTCATGCCAGTTCTACTGAATACCTAGTCTTCTAGATTAGCTTGGTCTTGGCTCCTCGCAGCGAGAAGGTTACTGCCATTCGTCGAGTTCTGTCACCCAGTACTGCAACAGCGCCGAAACTTGGCTACGACGGGCTTCAAAGGTAGCCGCAATCCAGATTAAAGCTAGACCCAAAAGAATCAGTAAGGCCCACAGCAACAAAGAGTAGTTGTCAATCAACAGCCAAACTTGCCGTAACACTTGGATCATGAAGCTGGCAGTACCGACATAGAGAAATGCCCGAACTTGCAAAGCTAATCCCGCTAAAATTAGCCCGATGCTAAAGCCCAGCGTACCCAAGGCGATCGCTAAACTGGTTTCGGATTGATAAATCGCGGTTAAACAAATCAGACCTACGGCTAAACTGCGGAGCCAATGCCGTTTTTCGCGTTCGGTTGGCGATCGCAAGGCGGGGTCTACTTGCGCCACATAAAGCAGCGACCCACCCAAAACGGCGGCATACCACAACGGTTCCTCTTGGGCACGATCGTTGAGAAACCGCAGTATGGCCCAATCTGCCAGAAGAATACTGAGATAACTCAGCCGCGCTTGGCTTCTAGTTTTGGCTAGCCACGCATAAAAAGCTGCCACAATCAGTAAGCTTTGCAGATTCACTCTACCCGCAGTGGCAACGGTGATCAAACCGGGGAGCAGAATGGCTGACTGCTGCCAAGGCTCCAACGACCACCCTCCGCGTTGCCAAGGCACAACGTACATTCCATAAGCCACAGCACTAGCGATCGCGGCTCCCCAAGTTAGTAGCGTGGCATCAGATAGCCAAAGACTGAGCCAGTAGCCGAGAGCCAACCAACTGGCGACAATTCCGGCGTAAGTCCAAGGTTCACTGGCTCGACCTTCTAGGAGGGCGTAGATGGCAAGCACAGCCGTAAGTCCTACCCAAAGCAGTTCTCCGGTGGAGCTGAGCGAATTAAACAGGGCCAGCAACGTCAAACCGCTACTGATAATCCAGTGCAGGTGAGCGAGCGCGTGAATCTGGCGCAGATCAAGTCGGAGATAAGGCACCAACCAGCGGGACAGCAGGCGATCGCCAATGGCAATCACAGCTGCTAAAGCCGCCAGCAAGATAATGCCATCGCCTGCATTACCGCCTATTGCTTGCATAAGCTGGTAGATCAGCAACTCATAGGCCGCGATCGACACACCTGCAAGCGAGAGGTAGGTGAGTGCGAGCCGAGGTTGTTGTCGCCCCACTCCAATACCAATCAGAGCCGCACCTAAGCTATACAAACCCGTGGTTGCTGTGAATGTGGTATGAGCACCAATCAAAGCTAAACCTGCATAAACCACCGGAACCACATGCCAACTCATGAGATAGGGCTGCTGAGTTCGCCTCACCCACCAATCACTCGCCAGTTGCGCGATGAATCCCAAAGCTAGATTCGCGATCGCCAACCGTTCCAGCAGGGTAGGAATCAGAGAGACATCGGATGACCAGAGCAGACGGGCAACCAGTAACTCAATGCCCCAAGCCAAGCCATAAAAAGCTAGGTTGCTCGCTTGCTGCCAAGTGCGGTAACCAATCGCCAATGTGGTTAAAGCGATCGCGATGGTATAGCCCACAGAGCGATCTTCGAACCTGCTGTAAAGAGCTAAATCATAACCAGTCAAAATCAAGAGATTGGTAATGCTGAGCGCGATCGCCCAACCGTTACTCGCTTGAGCATAGATTTTGGCTAAAGGACTGGTTTGTCTGCGGCCCATGTCATGAACGAACCATAGAATTAGAGTCGCGATCGCCACTAAATTTAGCGCGATCGGCACAGTGAGCTGAGTGGAGAAACCTTGCCAAATTGCGGCACTGGCTAAACCCAAGCTGAAACCAACGGTGAGAATGGCCGCGTCCAAATGCTGCAAGCGATAAGTATTCACCAGCATCAAACTGGTGGCGACCCCTAAACCGATTAAGCGAGGAATCGCAAAGCCCAGTGTCAGCGGTTGCACCACAACTAGGGCCAGCGTGCTTAACCAACTCGCCTGTCGGATATGAGGCCACTGCCTATGAGTCGCCAAACCAGTCATGGCCGCAGGAGCCAGCAACCAGAAGCGCCCCTCAGGGCTAGCCTCACTAAACCAAGTACTGACAAAAAGGGTGTAGCTCAAGGCGGCAAGCAGCAGGCCCAAATACCAAGCACTGCGCCGCCAAAGCGACCAACGAGGCACGAGGGTGAAACTCCACTCCAGCAGCATCCCAGTTAGTAATACTCCTGCCCAAAGCTGAGTCGGCAAATTGGGAAATCGGAGATCAATCGCAGAGGCGATCGCTGTTAAACCCGTGATATGAGTCAGATAGATCAGCCCAGAGGATGCTTGAGGC
This window of the Trichocoleus desertorum ATA4-8-CV12 genome carries:
- a CDS encoding ABC transporter ATP-binding protein, whose product is MTAATDSPSELVVYERPTVVETNNLRKVYRTGFWFNQRVESLKGCSLTVYQGETFGLLGPNGAGKTTLLKTLLGIVRATSGKALLLNRPLGDRLVKQKVGYLPENAYYYDYLTGWEFLQFVAGLFQIPRSVQRQRIPQLLELVGLSQKTTRKKQLRQYSKGMLQRIGMAQALINDPEVVFLDEPMSGLDPMGRYQIREIILSLKEQGKTIFFNSHVLSDVEQICDRVAILAEGELVCVGSLNELLGTADTYYVKGKGGSLDVLKKRMLNLEFQDGFWEGNLRGEPYDFLASLSLMGAQIITVSLARPTLEEFFMGQLRQRNIQSSH